A window from Kluyveromyces lactis strain NRRL Y-1140 chromosome E complete sequence encodes these proteins:
- the BEM2 gene encoding GTPase-activating protein BEM2 (similar to uniprot|P39960 Saccharomyces cerevisiae YER155C BEM2 Rho GTPase activating protein (RhoGAP) involved in the control of cytoskeleton organization and cellular morphogenesis required for bud emergence) has protein sequence MKGLRWSTRTRKNEDKHKGSGHSIGTSSNSAPSSHRGSTTSTNSGLSISRHGSLPKSASNLYLSESQSRSQRSLSSSSSRHDLQTVTDEESIDSIPGHSNSLTPVISSNKDSMTINGGSGSTYAINNLTYDNKHASSVSNNDQSNADIRSESLDRSHTPALQLNSDNFDSMVFKTGWMNKSHGTVHTPSSNSSFGSSRNHRESRIYGSDLSSSSSVRSSSNYSQEYRLYKAQLKGCVLNLYKSGISNAKFLDPTLDPPDTKHEHEEDPQLPTPPLMTDIPVSTSKEQNSSKEAGPISSPSSKQSTVSAIQTKDNETNVSKDITEIKYLSEIYPHPNLKIDKHDQIVFGTVESICHAVLFSVTLETKKIVDLILMLPLIEDFSLFFQCFCLYGKTFSKNSEKLTNDSKQFHKVSPATDELMTQRLALVVKTVLDVFPGFLLDDTTFNHIINLLDIISLHDDEISNSLKLAIAESHNKLNKLVSFSKKPVDQNAISKFVDVKEFLKLDNAILADQIHAINLTYNKIWSPQKDYSLLYDSAFNKNYIDLNPLVFNNRSNIHYVSRLLIEHLFKQIDGTPLHPKERALVLTKWVQLGCTFEKIGDMVSWLAIATIICSTPILRLSLTWQYISDQTLKIIFKDWVPTIVQLERRQLSFRTTNSVFILAPPNLNEKSIRENVIPYFGDLTIHTNDLTQDTMFRYLEKKIYRTKNAFQKWQQRLPPIEMANIQSTPQNPDVDFHHYLNYHVSRSRLNVENIMEMSLKLEPPKLDKLDAFANLSKRSSLLNGSYLPILFNQLFLDYSLFSQTALIGAAGAQNNRQSFVQTNTLSRSGKTLSVSGPLGISPEDKSLITGIDRIDEPVVRELSTKQSNKQMLLKSIRDVFSINMDLFHVLDDLTFKSVDDWDKKSRPASVVIETPKRFSVQSSRDSQEVINRLSVGVENMDFFKNISKTTDSWDEAVINVVLKSASLEKLFDVLVLTSSVFSKLVSINDISAFFKNHQGKYNEGNGAGLLDYAIVKLCMDNDLYTKTFFSTYKSFTTTASLLENLAKRFIGAKSCAVSIERLVKDDSRKKATDLSGTTNNKFLCWDSASSEFGKEHYLHAAKIQIGTAEALFYLINEHYSDFNDDMHNNKLLLDIIKIMDQEIIDEWDLRITALSDSVEKSEAEKSLVIDLNSYHDKLKELLQKIKSSYQRQLYRPVGVSRHNRNTMKILNSFNTITMEELNKFALDNSLDDPMVSSFQKLKTDSYGEILNWMYQLDDLILSHLKLATVKEWMVVSQLLEGFSYESLSSLFKYSQLDHSYSQITSGNAHPDDLEIVNVFTWLASLVNGREESLFKKLPYSIQLITNLHISLTNFFVVQIAQLEKTYESRLETCCIILQMLGFSRYKNSSIDLFQATTDSGSTISPHLPSFIESALINSILSPESRKFEISWKNASEKLGNTTSLKSVYNILDCVDASIKKFIEFDGIAPRHKNFCPCPGWFIGRLLEISQLVPNMSIENSKLINFDKRRFTFNLVLNYQQLLQTNDVDLNIQSPTFGLILNHYEIDPNHSFRNRAKDVATSETKLMKYQLRGIFNEVLIAEMYKIKREQKKREHLISQEKELKRSQSLQQVMKQKSIDMQNSVLAQVQQQSGFSSSPRSKRSSIVNNSRNSVIYTATNSGNGVGRKIGGFFKRPFSISGFSSSVSSNGINSMLVNSIQQNGAVAPIDLPKISKEELQEQKPVLSIKTFDIKKCINVNNFSSDASMIYCFKILMENGNEHLIQTIDSHDLSQWLKTIALSKRYSFHSKKYKGKTSNKVFGVPIEDICEREGTLTPTIVHKLLEEIELRGLDEVGLYRVPGSVGSINLLKNAFDDEGAVHNVFTLEDDRWFEINTIAGCFKLYLRELPESLFTNEKLPDFIQLVEQFQTDQITEEAFDELVRQKLRTLPIYNYHMIKRIFQHLHRVHNHMDTNRMDASNLAIVFSMSFINQDDLANSMGPSLGLLQSLLQKFIRYPDTYFVYE, from the coding sequence ATGAAGGGTCTCCGGTGGTCAACTAGAACTAGGAAGAATGAGGATAAACATAAAGGCTCTGGGCATTCAATAGGCACGTCGTCAAATTCTGCGCCTTCGTCACATAGGGGATCAACTACATCTACGAATTCTGGGTTATCAATTTCGAGGCATGGCTCTCTACCGAAGTCTGCCTCCAATTTATATCTTTCAGAATCCCAGTCAAGATCGCAACGGTCTTTGTCGTCTTCGAGCAGTAGACATGATCTGCAAACAGTTACAGACGAAGAATCAATTGACTCAATCCCTGGTCATTCTAATAGTCTAACGCCAGTGATAAGTTCAAACAAAGATTCTATGACGATAAACGGAGGATCAGGAAGTACCTACGCCATTAACAATCTTACTTATGATAATAAACATGCCTCTTCCGTTAGCAATAATGACCAAAGTAATGCCGATATACGGTCAGAGAGTCTTGATCGTTCTCATACTCCCGCTTTACAGTTGAATTCTGATAACTTTGATTCTATGGTTTTTAAAACTGGCTGGATGAACAAGTCACACGGTACCGTTCATACTCCTTCGTCTAATTCGTCATTCGGGTCTTCTAGAAATCACCGTGAAAGTAGAATATACGGTTCGGATTTATCCTCCAGTAGTTCTGTCAGGAGTTCGTCTAACTATAGTCAGGAGTACCGTTTATACAAAGCCCAACTTAAAGGATGTGTCCTAAATCTTTACAAATCAGGTATCAGTAATGCAAAATTCTTGGACCCTACACTCGATCCACCTGACACAAAGCATGAACATGAAGAAGATCCGCAGTTACCGACGCCGCCTCTAATGACAGACATTCCAGTCAGCACCTCAAAGGAACAAAACTCTTCGAAGGAAGCAGGTCCCATTTCTAGTCCAAGCTCCAAGCAAAGTACAGTTTCTGCAATCCAGACAAAAGATAATGAAACAAATGTATCAAAGGACATAACGGAGATTAAATATTTAAGTGAGATCTATCCGCATCCAAATTTAAAGATTGATAAGCATGATCAAATTGTATTTGGAACTGTTGAAAGTATTTGTCATGCTGTTTTATTCTCTGTAACACtagaaacaaagaagattgTGGACCTTATTTTAATGCTGCCCCTGATCGAGgatttttcacttttctttcaatgtttCTGCTTGTACGGTAAGACCTTTAGCAAGAATAGTGAAAAGCTTACCAATGACTCAAAGCAATTCCATAAAGTTTCGCCGGCCACAGATGAACTGATGACTCAACGTTTAGCATTGGTAGTAAAGACAGTACTAGACGTTTTTCCTGGTTTTTTGCTAGATGATACAACTTTTAATCATATCATAAACCTGCTAGACATTATATCGTTacatgatgatgaaatatcaaattccCTCAAACTAGCGATAGCCGAGTCGCATAATAAACTCAACAAGTTGGTTTCGTTCTCCAAAAAACCAGTAGACCAAAACGCTATTTCAAAATTCGTTGATGTCAAAGAATTTCTCAAATTAGATAATGCAATTTTGGCGGACCAAATACATGCTATCAACTTAACATATAATAAGATATGGTCACCTCAGAAAGACTACTCTTTGTTATATGATTCCGCTTTCAACAAGAACTATATTGATCTTAATCCGCTTGTGTTCAATAACAGGTCAAATATCCACTATGTTAGCAGGCTGTTGATCGAACACCTGTTTAAACAGATTGATGGTACGCCATTACACCCAAAGGAGAGGGCCCTTGTTCTGACGAAGTGGGTCCAACTGGGATGtacatttgaaaagattggaGATATGGTTTCATGGTTGGCGATCGCAACAATAATATGTTCTACGCCTATTCTAAGGCTATCCTTGACTTGGCAATATATTTCGGATCAAACACTTAAgatcattttcaaagacTGGGTCCCCACAATCGTTCAACTTGAGAGAAGGCAATTATCGTTTCGGACTACTAATAGTGTCTTCATCTTAGCTCCTCCTAATCTGAATGAGAAATCTATCAGGGAAAACGTGATTCCGTACTTTGGAGACTTAACTATTCACACTAATGATTTGACTCAGGATACCATGTTTAGGTATCTGGAGAAAAAGATCTATAGAACTAAAAATGCCTTCCAAAAGTGGCAACAAAGGCTTCCTCCAATTGAAATGGCAAATATACAAAGTACGCCACAAAATCCCGACGTCGACTTTCACCACTATTTGAACTATCATGTATCCCGGTCACGtttgaatgttgaaaacaTAATGGAAATGAGTCTGAAACTGGAACCCCCAAAGCTGGATAAACTTGATGCATTTGCgaatttatcaaaaagaagctCGCTGTTAAATGGTAGCTATCTGCCAATTTTGTTCAATCAGCTGTTTCTAGActattctcttttctctcaGACTGCCCTCATAGGTGCTGCAGGTGCCCAAAATAACAGGCAGTCATTCGTTCAAACAAACACCCTCAGCAGGTCCGGTAAAACGCTATCTGTTAGTGGACCCTTAGGCATTAGCCCTGAAGATAAATCGTTGATAACCGGTATTGACCGGATTGATGAACCCGTGGTTAGAGAACTGTCCACAAAGCAgtcaaacaaacaaatgCTTCTTAAGTCTATTCGCGACGTGTTCAGTATCAACATGGATTTGTTCCATGTTTTAGATGATCTTACTTTTAAATCAGTTGATGACTGGGACAAAAAATCGAGACCGGCAAGTGTAGTTATCGAAACCCCTAAAAGATTCTCTGTTCAATCCTCCCGGGATTCTCAAGAAGTTATTAATAGATTAAGCGTTGGTGTAGAAAACATGGACTTTTTCAAAAACATCTCCAAGACAACCGATAGTTGGGATGAGGCTGTTATTAATGTCGTATTGAAATCTGCCTCTctagaaaaattgttcGATGTCCTGGTTCTGACTTCTTCAGTCTTCTCGAAGCTGGTAAGTATAAATGATATTTCGgcttttttcaaaaaccaTCAGGGAAAGTATAACGAGGGAAATGGAGCTGGTCTCTTGGACTACGCAATTGTTAAATTATGCATGGACAATGATTTGTACACCAAAACATTCTTCAGCACTTACAAAAGCTTTACTACAACGGCCTCTTTGTTGGAGAATTTGGCAAAACGGTTCATAGGTGCAAAATCTTGTGCAGTTTCCATTGAACGACTTGTTAAGGATGATAGTAGAAAAAAGGCGACCGATCTTTCAGGAACaacaaataataaattcCTCTGTTGGGATTCGGCTTCTTCTGAATTTGGCAAAGAACATTACCTTCACGCAGCTAAAATTCAAATTGGGACTGCCGAGGCATTGTTTTATCTTATCAATGAACATTATTCTGATTTTAATGATGACATGCATAATAATAAACTGTTGTTAGATATTATAAAAATCATGGATCAAGAGATCATAGATGAATGGGACTTGAGGATAACTGCGCTGTCTGATTCCGTAGAAAAATCTGAAGCTGAGAAATCTTTGGTTATTGATCTTAACTCTTACCATGATAAATTAAAGGAACTTCTTcagaagatcaaatcttcataTCAAAGACAACTTTACCGACCCGTTGGAGTCAGCAGACACAACAGAAACACCatgaaaattttgaattcttttaaCACTATAACTATGGAGGAATTGAATAAGTTTGCACTAGATAATTCACTCGATGATCCCATGGTATCTTCCTTtcagaaattgaagacCGATTCATATGGTGAAATTCTGAATTGGATGTACCAGTTGGACGATCTAATACTTTCTCACTTAAAGTTGGCAACTGTCAAGGAATGGATGGTAGTATCACAATTACTCGAAGGATTTTCATATGAATCTTTATcatctcttttcaaatattccCAATTGGATCATAGTTACTCCCAGATCACTTCTGGTAACGCACATCCtgatgatcttgaaattgttaACGTTTTCACATGGTTGGCTTCCTTAGTGAACGGGCGTGAAGAATCACTGTTTAAAAAGCTTCCTTACTctattcaattgatcacAAATCTTCATATCTCGTTGACCAACTTTTTTGTGGTTCAAATTGCTCAACTTGAAAAAACTTATGAATCCCGCCTTGAAACCTGTTGCATTATTTTGCAGATGCTTGGTTTTTCTCGTTACAAAAACTCTTCTATTGATCTATTCCAAGCAACTACTGATTCGGGCTCGACTATATCTCCACATTTACCGTCGTTCATAGAATCGGCTCTGATAAATTCCATTCTGTCGCCGGAATCTCGGAAGTTTGAAATTTCATGGAAAAATGCTAGCGAAAAGCTTGGTAATACAACTTCCTTAAAAAGTGTTTACAATATCTTGGACTGTGTGGATGCAAGTATCAAaaaatttattgaatttgatgGAATTGCTCCTCGACATAAAAACTTTTGCCCTTGCCCAGGTTGGTTCATAGGGAGGTTGCTGGAAATTTCTCAATTGGTACCAAATATGAGTATAGAGAACtcaaaattgataaatttTGATAAACGCCGATTCACTTTCAATCTTGTTCTGAATTATCAGCAACTGcttcaaacaaatgatGTCGATTTGAACATACAGAGTCCAACGTTTGGATTAATTTTGAACCACTACGAAATTGATCCAAATCACAGTTTCAGGAATCGTGCGAAGGATGTTGCAACAAGCGAAACTAAGCTGATGAAGTACCAACTCCGTGGTATATTCAATGAGGTATTAATTGCAGAAATGtacaaaataaaaagggAACAGAAAAAGAGAGAACATTTGATTTCTCAAGAGAAGGAGTTAAAGCGTTCACAATCATTGCAACAAGTCATGAAACAAAAATCCATCGATATGCAAAATTCTGTGTTAGCACAAGTCCAACAACAATCCGGCTTCTCTTCAAGTCCTCGTTCTAAGAGATCATCTATCGTCAATAACTCAAGGAACTCGGTTATTTACACTGCTACTAACAGTGGTAATGGTGTTGGGAGAAAGATTGGTGGATTTTTCAAAAGGCCTTTTTCAATCAGCGgcttttcatcatctgtCTCATCAAATGGTATCAATTCCATGCTGGtgaattcaattcaacagAATGGTGCTGTGGCACCCATCGATCTGCCAAAAATAagcaaagaagaacttcaaGAACAGAAACCAGTACTATCAATAAAGACGTTTGACATTAAGAAGTGCATCAATGTTAATAACTTTTCAAGTGATGCTTCGATGATATATTGTTTTAAAATTTTAATGGAAAATGGAAACGAACATCTAATCCAAACGATTGACTCCCATGACTTAAGTCAGTGGCTAAAGACGATAGCGCTATCCAAACGCTATTCTTTCCACTCTAAGAAATACAAAGGTAAAACCTCTAACAAAGTATTCGGTGTTCCCATCGAAGACATATGTGAAAGAGAGGGCACTCTCACACCGACTATTGTTCATAAGCTTctagaagaaattgagCTTCGCGGCCTAGATGAAGTTGGTCTATATCGGGTGCCGGGTTCAGTTGGTAGCATTAATCTACTGAAAAATGCCTTTGACGATGAGGGCGCAGTGCACAATGTCTTTACACTAGAAGATGACCGGTGGTTTGAGATAAACACTATTGCTGGTTGTTTCAAGCTTTACCTGAGGGAATTGCCTGAGTCCTTGTTCACAAACGAGAAGTTACCAGATTTCATCCAGcttgttgaacaatttcAGACGGACCAGATTACGGAAGAGGCTTTTGACGAGTTGGTCAGGCAGAAGCTTAGAACTTTACCAATATACAATTACCACATGATAAAGAGGATCTTCCAGCATCTACACAGAGTTCATAATCATATGGATACCAACCGTATGGATGCTAGCAATCTTGCTATTGTTTTCTCAATGAGTTTCATCAATCAAGATGATCTGGCTAACAGTATGGGACCAAGTTTAGGTTTATTGCAGAGCCTACTGCAAAAGTTCATAAGATATCCAGATACCTATTTCGTCTATGAATAG
- the OXA1 gene encoding membrane insertase OXA1 (similar to uniprot|P39952 Saccharomyces cerevisiae YER154W OXA1 Translocase of the mitochondrial inner membrane mediates the insertion of both mitochondrial- and nuclear-encoded proteins from the matrix into the inner membrane interacts with mitochondrial ribosomes null is respiratory deficient), producing MFRSAILRAGKVSPRTIVQPQLFGTQRVAWTGFSSIRFNSSDSSAVSDAAAGAASKVSEIQTQLPSFDENTIETVSQVGQVIGDASNQIGYLSSIGMAKSWLWPPDLIQNVMEQIHFYAGLPWWATICVTTVLARVLLFPLYVKYSDTLGRTSKIKPEMDKVNADLMACSDTTKAQQIAMKRRKLLSENGIKNRYLIVPVVQIPIAISFFTSIREMCLYPVDGLATQGIAWFQNLTLADPYLGLQCLTAAMFVALARKGGESGAQQFSPQMKKVFTYLPILTIPVTMNLSAGVVLYLAVNGVCSMIQTLLLRNQTARKFLNIAEVVNHPAPENQGPQKGVFESFRENIQKAKDQAEKRAMMKEQDDKMKDLAKKEKENQRIKIVRKK from the coding sequence ATGTTCAGATCCGCAATCCTTCGTGCTGGGAAAGTATCCCCAAGAACAATTGTTCAACCTCAGTTATTTGGCACTCAAAGGGTTGCATGGACTGGGTTTTCAAGTATTCGTTTCAACTCATCCGATTCTTCAGCGGTGTCTGATGCTGCAGCAGGCGCTGCTTCCAAAGTTTCAGAAATCCAAACACAATTACCATCTTTTGATGAGAACACGATAGAGACCGTTTCTCAAGTGGGCCAAGTAATTGGCGACGCATCCAACCAAATTGGATACCTAAGCAGCATTGGTATGGCTAAATCGTGGCTGTGGCCTCCtgatttgattcaaaacgTTATGGAACAAATTCACTTTTATGCTGGTCTACCATGGTGGGCAACGATCTGTGTCACGACAGTATTAGCAAGAGTCTTGCTATTCCCCTTGTACGTGAAATACTCTGACACTTTAGGTAGGACTTCCAAAATTAAACCAGAAATGGATAAAGTCAATGCTGATTTGATGGCTTGTTCCGATACCACTAAAGCCCAACAAATCGCTATGAAGAGACGAAAGCTTTTGAGTGAAAATGGTATCAAGAACCGTTACTTGATTGTACCGGTGGTTCAAATTCCTATtgccatttctttctttaccTCTATCAGAGAAATGTGTCTATACCCTGTCGACGGGCTTGCTACTCAAGGTATCGCTTGGTTCCAGAATTTGACTTTGGCTGATCCTTATCTCGGGCTACAATGTTTGACTGCTGCCATGTTTGTCGCATTGGCTAGGAAAGGTGGTGAATCTGGTGCGCAACAATTTTCTCCACAAATGAAAAAGGTTTTCACTTATTTGCCCATTTTAACCATACCTGTTACCATGAATCTATCAGCAGGTGTTGTTTTATATTTGGCAGTAAACGGTGTTTGTTCAATGATTCAAACTTTACTTCTAAGGAATCAAACTGCtagaaaatttttgaatatagCCGAAGTGGTAAACCATCCAGCACCAGAAAACCAAGGCCCTCAGAAAGGTGTGTTCGAAAGTTTTAGAGAGAATATTCAGAAAGCGAAAGACCAAGCTGAGAAGAGAGCTATGatgaaagaacaagatgataaaatgaAGGATTTGGccaaaaaagaaaaagaaaaccaaagaataaaaattGTTCGCAAGAAATAA
- the PET122 gene encoding Pet122p (similar to uniprot|P10355 Saccharomyces cerevisiae YER153C translational activator of cytochrome C oxidase subunit III), which translates to MIRKAVPDFSAMIKSCVRGEFSDVLKELRSTPRDCMNRTFLQFYLGQSTKYAHWPSISFIWNRFVVRRDLLVVKPSVLADIAKISMHNGKYGFTETLLKHYNRYYASHTGVRWDGYRYMLLNAHIEMYAKKPNREVNFKKKWHAYISEIDNTLIRYPISVFDFPNMTASLNGINIDRLKKWLLVDCKEGSLNQHSMPMFLNMILLQSHVTPTEKIELFRDFLARSSVDPSQYLQESLQILAHDCSNDAIQDLVRDIQPYRMKLNAKTTRRIAQNKVRELEK; encoded by the coding sequence ATGATACGAAAAGCTGTGCCTGACTTTTCTGCCATGATCAAAAGCTGTGTACGAGGCGAATTTTCAGATGTATTGAAAGAACTACGAAGCACGCCGAGGGATTGCATGAATAGGACATTTTTACAGTTTTATTTGGGTCAATCTACGAAATATGCACATTGGccttcaatttcttttatttgGAACCGATTTGTGGTGCGTAGGGATCTTCTTGTTGTGAAACCGAGTGTTCTAGCCGATATAGcaaagatttcaatgcACAATGGAAAATATGGCTTCACAGAAACGTTACTTAAACATTATAATCGGTATTATGCATCTCATACCGGTGTTCGATGGGATGGGTATAGGTACATGTTGTTAAATGCGCATATTGAAATGTACGCTAAGAAACCTAACAGAGAAGTTAACTTTAAGAAAAAATGGCACGCATATATTTCCGAGATTGATAATACTTTAATTAGATACCCGATTTCAGTGTTTGATTTCCCGAATATGACTGCATCTTTGAACGGCATTAATATAGATAGACTAAAAAAGTGGCTACTGGTTGATTGTAAAGAGGGTTCTTTGAATCAGCATTCGATGCCCATGTTCTTGAATATGATCTTATTGCAATCGCACGTCACACCAACggaaaaaattgaattattCAGAGATTTCCTGGCAAGAAGCTCTGTGGATCCTTCTCAGTATTTGCAGGAATCTCTTCAAATACTGGCCCATGATTGTAGCAATGACGCTATTCAAGATCTCGTGCGTGATATACAGCCATATCGGATGAAATTGAACGCAAAGACAACTAGGAGAATAGCACAAAATAAGGTTCGAGAACTCGAAAAATAA
- a CDS encoding 2-aminoadipate transaminase (similar to uniprot|P10356 Saccharomyces cerevisiae YER152C Hypothetical ORF): MGENQRPINFFKGHPSFRLLPREAIVEATSQLLLPECRDYDDIDEDRHPLTYGPDEGSKWVRTAIAAFSNDCFQLPSEEMKTKPEHINLTAGASYGVMNILEQTTLPHTGYTRQAFIVSPTYFLINETFIDAGFGGKLTAIDELGHGKIDFDTLQQKLEYFDSISNDNSSELQLITAPNANKKVYRYVIYLVPTYSNPGGQTYSLETRVKLIELARKHDMLIVSDDVYDLLRYDDSLDELPHPLPRLTHVDRMSYKHGDSGYGNTISNATFSKIIAPGLRFGYQETVNENLAYQLSQGGANVSGGTPSQLNSMIVGTLIQNGKAKEIICSLRKEYQLRAACLYQSVKSYLPRATQYHLQLGGYFSWCTLPEGYDAKKIGQELKERFNVTLANGSSFEVIGDERNWGERSVRLSNSFLEIADIEQGIKLWGTVCEDYAKRHNLPFR, encoded by the coding sequence ATGGGCGAAAATCAGAGACCGATTAACTTCTTTAAAGGGCATCCATCATTCCGTTTGTTACCTCGCGAAGCAATTGTCGAGGCTACCAGTCAATTATTATTACCCGAGTGCAGAGattatgatgatattgatgaagatagACACCCATTAACGTACGGTCCAGATGAGGGTTCAAAGTGGGTTCGCACAGCGATTGCTGCCTTCAGTAATGACTGTTTCCAGTTGCCATCGGAAGAGATGAAAACCAAGCCGGAGCATATCAATTTAACAGCTGGAGCATCATACGGTGTCATGAATATTTTGGAACAAACCACTTTACCACACACCGGTTATACCAGACAAGCGTTCATAGTGTCACCAACATATTTCCTTATCAATGAGACATTTATCGACGCAGGGTTCGGTGGGAAGTTGACCGCAATTGATGAACTGGGCCACGGAAAGATCGACTTTGACACTCTACAGCAAAAGttggaatattttgattcCATATCTAACGACAACAGCTCAGAATTGCAATTAATAACTGCACCCAATGCGAACAAAAAAGTGTATCGTTATGTCATCTATTTGGTTCCCACTTATTCTAACCCTGGAGGTCAGACCTATTCTTTAGAAACTAGAGTGAAATTAATTGAACTTGCAAGAAAGCATGACATGTTGATTGTATCGGATGATGTTTACGATTTATTGAGATATGATGACTCTCTTGATGAACTTCCTCACCCACTTCCACGACTCACCCACGTTGATAGAATGTCATATAAGCATGGTGATAGTGGCTATGGTAACACTATCTCAAACGCTactttttcaaagataatCGCACCGGGTTTAAGATTTGGATACCAGGAAACTGTGAATGAAAATTTGGCTTATCAACTTTCTCAAGGTGGAGCCAATGTTTCTGGTGGGACGCCGTCACAATTAAATTCAATGATTGTGGGTACCTTAATACAAAATGGGAAAGCGAAAGAAATCATCTGCAGCTTGAGGAAGGAATACCAGCTAAGAGCAGCTTGTCTCTATCAATCGGTAAAAAGCTACTTGCCAAGGGCAACTCAATATCACCTGCAGCTTGGtggatatttttcttgGTGTACATTACCAGAGGGTTACGATGCTAAAAAAATCGGTCAAGAGTTAAAAGAGAGGTTCAATGTTACTCTAGCTAATGGCAGCTCTTTTGAAGTTATTGGAGATGAAAGGAATTGGGGTGAAAGATCTGTTAGATTGTCAAATAGCTTCCTCGAGATTGCAGATATTGAACAAGGTATTAAGTTATGGGGAACTGTATGTGAAGATTATGCTAAAAGACATAACCTACCATTCCGTTAG
- the SHU2 gene encoding Shu2p (similar to uniprot|P38957 Saccharomyces cerevisiae YDR078C SHU2 Suppressor of hydroxy-urea sensitivity) yields MSQGQERFLNYSQLLSELVDGRGRTLNDTTVAFLYQLFPNDLFVKAFSLLETHNLFLYVWDSIDDVALNDGVQCSDAEIDETSNSVAGSRLPTEGHQCHSKRNSNDNDISRLANMLYDLETRSKTLHRIIVQSVDEEVSKKPIYVDVTAWFCSCNEYTKCFSGMLHNNGDEGYQGMFETYGNETDDNFAKVNSHTHVNSSKVICQHLLAAAILLQTSLKVLKYFTSVKQSVSLFSINNKDDWLKLHLNIVD; encoded by the coding sequence ATGTCACAAGGCCAGGAAAGATTTTTGAATTATTCTCAGTTGCTCTCTGAGCTTGTAGATGGGAGAGGAAGAACATTAAATGACACAACTGTGGCATTCCTTTATCAATTATTTCCCAATGATTTGTTTGTGAAAGCCTTCTCGCTTCTTGAAACCCACAACTTGTTCCTTTATGTGTGGGATTCTATAGATGATGTGGCTTTGAATGATGGAGTTCAATGTTCCGATGCTGAAATAGATGAAACTTCTAATTCTGTGGCTGGTTCACGTCTACCGACAGAAGGACATCAGTGTCATTCTAAGCGAAACTcaaatgataatgatatttcaagattggCTAATATGCTATACGATCTCGAAACTCGTTCTAAAACGCTTCATCGAATAATTGTACAATctgttgatgaagaagtgtCAAAAAAACCCATATACGTTGATGTTACTGCATGGTTTTGTTCTTGCAACGAGTACACAAAGTGTTTTTCCGGTATGTTGCATAACAATGGGGATGAAGGATATCAGGGCATGTTCGAAACTTACGGAAATGAGACAGATGATAATTTCGCAAAGGTGAATTCTCACACTCATGTTAACAGTAGTAAAGTCATTTGTCAACATCTTTTGGCTGCAGCAATCCTGCTTCAGACGTCATTGAAAGTTCTAAAGTACTTCACGTCTGTTAAACAAAGTGTCTCTTTATTTAGTATAAATAACAAAGATGACTGGCTTAAATTACATTTGAATATTGTGGATTGA